The Oryzihumus leptocrescens sequence CTCGGCGCCGCCGGCTTCGGCACCGTGCCCGGCCTGCAGCTGCGGGTGATGGACAAGGCCGAGGGCGCGCCCAACGTCGCCTCGGCTCTCAACATCGGCGCCTTCAACCTCGGCATCGCTGGCGGCGCCTTCCTCGGCGGCGTGGTCGTCGACAGCCCGCTGGGACTCGGGGCGACCCCCTGGGTCGGCGCCCTGGTCACCCTGGTCGGCCTCGCGCTGGCCGCCGTGTCCGCCCGCATGGACCGGACGCGCCACGCCTGAGCCGGCCACCCGGCATCCCGGGAGCGCCCCGAGGGCCCCGTCCGACTGCTGGTCGGACGGGGCCCTCGTCGCCGGCGTGGCAGGTGGGGCACTTCGCCCCCTTGCCGGCCCCCCACGTCAGGACGAACGTTGCCACTGGCGTGCTGCGCGTCTGCAGGCAGCCAGCGCCCCGGCTGGAGGCTGATCGCGACGGCCGCGCCAGGAGGTCACCATGTTCATCCAGGTCATTCAGGGCAAGGTCGCCGACCCCGAGCGCCTGCAGGCGCAGATGGACACGTGGGTCCGCGAGCTGCAGCCGGGCGCGACCGGCTGGCTGGGCTCGACCGGAGGCACCACCGACGACGGCACCTACGTGTGCACCGTGCGCTTCGATTCCGAGGAGGCCGCGCGGCGCAACAGCGACCGACCCGAGCAGGGCGCGTGGTGGGCCGACACCGAGTCCTGCTTCGCGGGTCCGGTGACGTTCATCGACTGCCCCGACGTGTCCGAGTGGTTGCAGGGCGGTTCGGACGAGGCCGGTTTCGTGCAGGTCATGGAGGGCCACACCAGTGACGCCGCCAGGATGCGCGAGCTGCTCGAGCGCAGCGCGGAGGAGATCCACCGGCTGCGCCCGGAGATCATCGGCGGCACCATCGCCCTGCAGCCCAACGGGGACTACGTCGAGACGGTGTACTTCACCGACGAGACACAGGCCCGTGAGCACGAGGGCGCCGAGATGCCGGCCCCTCTCGCCGAGGCGATGCGTGAGGAGCAGGAGGTCATGGGCACCGTGACCTACCTCGACCTGCACCACCCGTGGCTGGTCTCGGCGAGCCGCTGAGCGTCAGGTCAGCGTGGCCCCCTCGAGCAGGCGCAGGACCGCGGCCAGAGGGGGCCATGCCGCCCGCCCGCGCCGGGTGACGGCATAGGCGCGCAGCGTCACGTCGGGCTGGTGCAGCGGCAGCAGCGCGACCTGCGGGATCGTCGGCTGGTCGGCCGGCAGCAGGCCAACGCCCAGGCCCGCCGCCACCATGTCCTGGACCAGGTCCAGGCTGTCGGCCCGGTGCGCGACGTGCGGCGCGAAGCCCGCCAGCGAGGCGAGGATGCGCACGACCTCCTCGTCGGCGGTGTTGCGGGAGTTGACGATCCAGTCCGCCTCACGGAACCGGCCGACCACGGCGCGCGCGCTCCCGGCACCCCCGTCGACGCCCGCCGGGACCCCGAGCGCCCAGGCGGCGGTGCCCAGCGGCGCGGTGACGACGGTCGGGTCGAACGTGGCCGGCGCCAGGTCGTAGTCGTAGGTCAGGGCCAGGTCCACGTCGTCGGACGCCAGCAGCTGCAAGGCCTCCGCCGGCTCGTGCTCGTGGATGCGGAGGCCGACCCCGGGGTGGCGCTCGGCGAGCTGCGCCACCGCTGGCAGCAGGGCACGGCGGACGGCCGTGGCGAACGCGGCCACCCGCACGGTGCCCGCCGGCTCGGCGGAGGGGTCGAGGTCGAGCCGGGCCTCCTCCAGCGCGGCGAGGACGGTGACCGCGTGGTCGGCGAGCCGGCGCCCCGCCGGGGTGAGGCGGACCCGGCGCCCGACCGGCTCGACCAGCGGGGTGCCGACCTCACGGGCGAGCGCGGCGACCTGCTGGGAGACGGTCGAGGTGGTGGTGCCCAGCACCTCGGCGACCTCGCGCATCGACCCCAGGCGGGACAGCTGCAGCAGCATCTCGAGGCGGCGCGGATCCATGGTTCGATTGTTCAGGATTCGCGAACGTCATGTCCATGTTTCTCACGTGGACACGGACGGTCACCACTGGCTCTACTGGAGTCATGAGCACGCCCACCACCGCCCGCAGCCACGCCCGGACCGGCACCCTCATGGCCGTCGGGTCCATGACCTGCGTGCAGCTCGGCTTGGCCCTGTCGGTCGGCCTGTTCGACCGGGTGGGGCCACTGGGCGCGGCATGGCTGCGGCTGGCCTGGGCCGGCCTGGTCCTGCTCGTCGTGGTCCGCCCCCGCCCCTCCCGGTTCGGCCGGCGCGGCCTGCTGACCGCCGTCGCGCTCGGGGTGGTCACGGCCGGGCTGACCATGCTCTTCATGGGCGCGGTCGCCCGACTGCCGCTCGGCACCGCGAGCGCCATCGAGTTCCTGGGTCCGCTCGGCGTCGCCGCGGCGCGCAGCCACCGGGCCCGCCAACTGGTATGGCCGGCCCTCGCCGCCGTCGGCGTGCTGCTGCTCACCCGCCCGTGGGAGGGCACCGCCGACCTGGTCGGCGTCGGCTTCGCCCTCGCCGCCGCGGCCTGCTGGGCGGCCTACATCCTGCTCACCCAGGCGGTCGGTGACGAGGTGTCCGGGATCCAGGGGCTGGCCGTGTCGCTGCCCGTGGCCGGCCTGGTCGCGACCGTCGTCGCCGGCGGCTCGGTCCTGCCCCACCTCACGCCGTCCGTCGCCCTGGCCGGCCTGGGCCTGGCGCTGCTCCTGCCGGTCGTGCCGTTCAGCCTGGAGCTGCTGGCCCTGCGCCGGCTCACCACGGCCGCCTTCGGCACGCTGATGAGCCTCGAGCCCGCGATCGCGCTCGTCGCCGGCCTGGTCCTGCTGCACCAGGTGCCGGACCCCGTCGCCCTGGCCGGCATGGCCTTCGTCGTGGCCGCCGGCATCGGCGCGGAGCGGACCGGCGCGCGCCACCACGCGCCGCAGCCCGGCCCGGCGACCCTCGAACCGGCCACCTGCTGACGCGAGGCAAGCACCCGGCATACCCATGAAAGGCCCCGCCCGGCTCCTGCCGGACGGGCCCTTCGCCAGCTCCACCGAGCTCAGACGGGGACGCGCCGTAGCCGCTGCCGGTCCAGCGGCGACGGCCGCCGGTCCAGCCGAGCCTCCAGCAAGGTGCGCGCCTCGTCGCAGCGGCGCGCCCCGATCAGCGCGTGCAGCAGGGTGTCCTCCACGATCTCCCGCTGCGCGGCGCTCCCTCCGAGCTGCACCAGCCACGGGCCGAGCAGCCGCAGCACCCGCACCGCCTCGCACCACCGGGCCTCGACGACCGCCACCAGCGCGTCGCACAGCGACACCACGACATCGGTCATCACCGGGCTGGCCGCTGCGGCGGCATGCGCGCGCAACCGGCTCAACCCCGCGACGTCACCGGCCGCGGCGAGGGCCAGCGCCGCGTGCATCGCGGTGAACGGCGTCGAGGGCCGCTCCAGCAGCTCGACGCCGACGAGCTCGAGCACCGCCGGGAGCGGGAGGTCCTCGGTCCACGACCCGGTCATCCGGCAGCGCCACAGCAGCGACGCGGAGTCGACGAGAGCGCGCACGCCGGTCACGTGCGGCGGGGCCAGCTCGCCGTCGTAGCGACGGTGCAGCGCGTCGAGGTCCCCGAGGGAGAGCTCGTGCAGCGCTGCGTGCCAGGAGAAGTGCGCCCGGTGCGAGGCGCCCCGGCCCGACGTCGCGATCCACGGGCTGAGCCACTGCAGCCCGGCGACATGCTGACCGGTCTCGTAGTAGACGTGCGTCTGCGCGTGCACGGCGTGCCCGGACGCCGCATCGACCCGCAGTGCCGACCCGGCCAGCTCGGCGGCCTCGTCGTAGCGACCCTGGTCCTGCCGGACGAACGCCAGCAGCCCGGCGTACCACCAGTCGTCGCCGTAGGCCGGCGCGAGCCCCTCGACCAGTGCCCACGCGTCCTGCTGCACGTCGGTGACGCCGGAGAACGCGATGGTCGGCACGGCCGCGCTGACGGCCAGCGCGTCACGCGGGTGCGCCTCGATGTGGTGCACCAGCGCGGTGGCGCCGCCGCCTCGGCAGTCCTGCACGCGACGGGTGATGACCTCGACCAGGCTGCGCTCGCGGTCGTCGCCGCGGGCGCGCACCGCCCCCTGCGCTGCCGCGAGGTATGCCGAGACGTCACCGTCTGCTCCGCCCTCGTGTCCCAGCAGCGCGAGCGCGGCGTGGGCCAGGGCGAATCCGGGGTCGAGCTCGGCGGCCCGCCGGAACGCGTCGTCGGCTCCGGACTGCACCCGCAGCACGCGGCCCAGGCCGTCGTTGTAGGCCGCGGCCGCGGCCGCGGTGGTCGACAGCGACAGACCCATCAGGTCCCGCGGCCGCGGGCGGCCGGGCACCGCGAGCGCACCCACGACGGCCTCGGCGATGGTGGCCGCCTGCGCCCGGATCTCGGGGATGGCGGTGGACTCCCACAGCTCTCCGCGCCGAGGGCTGCCGAGGGTCCAGAGCGAACCGACGGTGTGGTCGGCGGCGCGGACCCGCCCGTCGCGGTCGGTGGCCAGCCCCATCCGCATCGGACCGGGCACGGCGTGACGGTGGTCGAGCATCGCGGTCAGCAGCGGGTCACCGGCCAGCTCGACGTCGGCGAGCGGCCCGGTGCAGTTGACCACGTGGCCCACCCTGCGGGTGGTGCCGTCGGACAGGTGGACCACGAGCGCACTGCCGTCGTCGTCGACCGCCACGACCTCAGCGGTCGCGACCTGCAGGGCTCCTGAGGCACGCATCTGGCCCACCGCGGCCGCCGTACGGCGGGGCATCCGGTGACGGTGCACGTCCCAGCCGGAGGCATCCCGGCGGAGGAGGTCGGCGCGGCAGTCATCGCACAGCGCCGACCACAGCCGTCCGGTGTGCGCGCGAAGCCCGTCGATCGCGGGGCGCCAGTCCCCCGTCTCGCGGACCGTGCGGCGGACGTGGGCCAGCACCGCCTCGCGCAGCGACCCACCGTCCAGGTCGAGCTCGTCCGGCAGGTCGGTCGGCTCGACCGCCGGCTGCGGGTGCGCGGCGTGCACCATGGGCAGCCGGCCGTGACGGGAGATGGCGTACAGCGTGCGGCCGGGACGCGCCGCGCTGAGCGCCACGTCGACCATCGTCAGCCCGGTGCCGACGAGCAGCACGTCGCCGTCGGCGGCCGCGAGCGCCGGCAGCGCGCCGGGCGACCAGGGGTCGGCGACGAAGCGCGGGGAAGCGAGCAGCGCCGGCGGGGCCCAGCCGGTGCCTGGCGCGTTGTTGCCGGTCGCGAGGACGACGCTGCCGGCCACCACGGTCCCGCCGGTGCACAGCTGGATCCGGTGCGACCGGTGGCGCGACTGGAGGTCGACCGCATGCGCCGTGACCCGGTGCAGGTCGACGGTGGACGCTGCGGCGAGCTCTCGGTGCAGGGTGTCGGCAAGGTAGGTGCCGTAGACGTGGCGGGGCAGGAACTCCCCGGGACCGGTGTCGGCGTCGTGGTGGGCCCGGGCCCAGTCGAGCAGGTGGCCGGGCTCGTCGGGAAACGCGCTCATCCCTGCGGCCGGCACGTTGAGCAGGTGGCGCTCGTCCTCGGTCGAGTAGGCGACGCCCCGGCCGGTTGCGCGAGCCGGGTCGATCATCACGATGCTCGCGCGGCTGCCGCGCCGGCGCAGGGCGCGCAGCAGGTGCAGGGCGGTGAGGGTGCCGGCGGCACCGGCTCCGATGATGCCGACCACAAGGCCGTCAGGGGGCGAGACGGGCGGGGCGGCTCCGGGCAGGCTCAGCGCCGGTCGGGTGTCACGACAGCCACAGGAGGGATCCCCGCTCATCGCAGCTCCTATTGTCCAGTTCACCGGTAGCCAATGTGGGATAGGGCGACGGACTCACTGTGGCCCACCGCCTCATCGACACGCTCCACCAATGCGCGTAACTCGCGTCCGGCACAGGCACGAAAAGGCCCCGCCCGGCTGTTGCCGGACGGGGCCCTCGCGGTGCACGGGTCCCTGGTGGGTCAGGACGAAGAGGTCGTGGTCCACGACCCCGGTGCGGAACAGAGCGCTGCCAAGCCAGGCTCATCCGAGCTGCAGCTCCATCCAGTTGAGGTTGATGGACCCGGCGTCGTCTGCGCCTCGCCCGATGGTGACCAGGTTCAGACCGCCCTCGAGCCGCAGCTGGCTGCTCTGGTCCTGCCAGCTGTCCCACGTCGTGGTGGACGGGAAGGTGACGCGCCGGGGCCCATCGACGATCGTGCGGTCGGCGCGCTCGCTGGAGACGGTCATGGTGCTCGGGACGGTCAGGCCGTTCGCGTATCGCCACCGCACGGCATACGTGCCGGCGCGAGGAGCCTGCACCGCGAACGTGACCAGCGGGTCTCCGGGGTCTCCACCGGCTTCAAGCTTGTCCACGAAGCCCGACCCGACGTAGCCGGCGTGGTTGTTGTTGAAGTTCGCCCCGCCGCCCCAGGCCGCCCACGCCGCGTGGAAGCGCGGGGTCGGGCGCTGCGGAGTGACGTGGAACAGCGCACAGGCGTGGGGTGCCAGGGTCGCCCGGGCCTCGGTGCACACGCCCAGGTTGCGCCTGGCCCAGACGTCCCTGACCTGGGCCGCGCCCGCGATTCCCAGGTCGTGGCTGAAGTGCAGCGCCTTGTCCACGGTCGCCGTGTCATCCCGGTTGAACAGGGCGACGACCCATGACCCGTCGGGCAGCTGGCCGGCCCAACGCTCGCTGTCGCGCGACCCTGGGTCCACCGAGTAGGGAGTTCCGTTGTAGTACAAGGGTTTGCCGACCAGGCCCTTGCGGTGCAGGTCGAGCACTTCGGGCTGGGTGAAGACCCAGCCGGTGGAGCCGATGTCGGAGTGCAGGTCGGCTATCGCGATCGGCGATCCCGCGATCGTCATCAACGTCACGGCCGTCTTGCGTTCTTCGTCGGTGGCGAAGGTGTGGGCGCGCAGGAA is a genomic window containing:
- a CDS encoding LysR family transcriptional regulator, whose product is MDPRRLEMLLQLSRLGSMREVAEVLGTTTSTVSQQVAALAREVGTPLVEPVGRRVRLTPAGRRLADHAVTVLAALEEARLDLDPSAEPAGTVRVAAFATAVRRALLPAVAQLAERHPGVGLRIHEHEPAEALQLLASDDVDLALTYDYDLAPATFDPTVVTAPLGTAAWALGVPAGVDGGAGSARAVVGRFREADWIVNSRNTADEEVVRILASLAGFAPHVAHRADSLDLVQDMVAAGLGVGLLPADQPTIPQVALLPLHQPDVTLRAYAVTRRGRAAWPPLAAVLRLLEGATLT
- a CDS encoding EamA family transporter; this encodes MSTPTTARSHARTGTLMAVGSMTCVQLGLALSVGLFDRVGPLGAAWLRLAWAGLVLLVVVRPRPSRFGRRGLLTAVALGVVTAGLTMLFMGAVARLPLGTASAIEFLGPLGVAAARSHRARQLVWPALAAVGVLLLTRPWEGTADLVGVGFALAAAACWAAYILLTQAVGDEVSGIQGLAVSLPVAGLVATVVAGGSVLPHLTPSVALAGLGLALLLPVVPFSLELLALRRLTTAAFGTLMSLEPAIALVAGLVLLHQVPDPVALAGMAFVVAAGIGAERTGARHHAPQPGPATLEPATC
- a CDS encoding FAD/NAD(P)-binding protein; protein product: MSGDPSCGCRDTRPALSLPGAAPPVSPPDGLVVGIIGAGAAGTLTALHLLRALRRRGSRASIVMIDPARATGRGVAYSTEDERHLLNVPAAGMSAFPDEPGHLLDWARAHHDADTGPGEFLPRHVYGTYLADTLHRELAAASTVDLHRVTAHAVDLQSRHRSHRIQLCTGGTVVAGSVVLATGNNAPGTGWAPPALLASPRFVADPWSPGALPALAAADGDVLLVGTGLTMVDVALSAARPGRTLYAISRHGRLPMVHAAHPQPAVEPTDLPDELDLDGGSLREAVLAHVRRTVRETGDWRPAIDGLRAHTGRLWSALCDDCRADLLRRDASGWDVHRHRMPRRTAAAVGQMRASGALQVATAEVVAVDDDGSALVVHLSDGTTRRVGHVVNCTGPLADVELAGDPLLTAMLDHRHAVPGPMRMGLATDRDGRVRAADHTVGSLWTLGSPRRGELWESTAIPEIRAQAATIAEAVVGALAVPGRPRPRDLMGLSLSTTAAAAAAYNDGLGRVLRVQSGADDAFRRAAELDPGFALAHAALALLGHEGGADGDVSAYLAAAQGAVRARGDDRERSLVEVITRRVQDCRGGGATALVHHIEAHPRDALAVSAAVPTIAFSGVTDVQQDAWALVEGLAPAYGDDWWYAGLLAFVRQDQGRYDEAAELAGSALRVDAASGHAVHAQTHVYYETGQHVAGLQWLSPWIATSGRGASHRAHFSWHAALHELSLGDLDALHRRYDGELAPPHVTGVRALVDSASLLWRCRMTGSWTEDLPLPAVLELVGVELLERPSTPFTAMHAALALAAAGDVAGLSRLRAHAAAAASPVMTDVVVSLCDALVAVVEARWCEAVRVLRLLGPWLVQLGGSAAQREIVEDTLLHALIGARRCDEARTLLEARLDRRPSPLDRQRLRRVPV